The Deltaproteobacteria bacterium genome has a window encoding:
- a CDS encoding diaminopimelate epimerase, producing the protein MSDFYKYHGLGNDYLVVDPAKFNLEVTAESVRLICDRNRGVGSDGILYGPLIDEDGSISVRIYNPDGSEAEKSGNGLRIFSRYLHEAGYVSSQDFEINTQGGRVSVHLDSPDARLMTVSMGRLTFRSREIPVRGPEREVLEEPLEVNGRKLEISAASIGNPHCVVLCDRVDRNLAHQLGPLLERHPLFPRRTNVQFMEILDRRNIKIEIWERGAGYTLASGSSSCAAAGVAYRLGRCDPEIQVHMPGGTLHVFLSPDFSVRMRGEVSAVFEGRFADEIRTRLVPGQGDRLH; encoded by the coding sequence ATGAGTGACTTTTACAAGTACCACGGCTTAGGGAACGATTATCTTGTGGTGGACCCTGCCAAGTTCAACCTCGAGGTCACGGCCGAATCGGTCAGACTCATCTGCGACAGAAACCGCGGTGTCGGGTCGGACGGGATCCTTTACGGCCCCCTGATAGACGAAGACGGCTCCATCTCTGTCAGGATATACAACCCTGATGGCAGCGAGGCGGAGAAGAGCGGCAACGGGCTCCGGATCTTCTCCAGGTACCTCCACGAGGCCGGGTACGTTAGCTCACAGGATTTCGAGATCAACACCCAGGGAGGCAGGGTCTCCGTCCATCTCGACTCTCCAGATGCAAGGCTCATGACGGTAAGCATGGGGAGACTGACCTTCCGCAGTCGAGAGATCCCTGTGAGGGGCCCGGAGAGGGAGGTCCTCGAGGAACCCCTGGAAGTCAACGGCCGGAAGCTCGAGATCTCAGCCGCTTCCATCGGAAACCCCCATTGCGTCGTCCTCTGCGACCGGGTGGACCGTAACCTCGCCCACCAACTGGGCCCTCTTTTGGAGAGACACCCCCTCTTCCCCCGGAGGACCAACGTCCAGTTCATGGAGATCCTCGACCGCCGGAACATCAAGATCGAGATATGGGAACGGGGAGCAGGCTATACCCTGGCATCAGGCAGCAGCAGTTGCGCGGCCGCCGGGGTTGCGTACAGGCTCGGCCGTTGCGACCCGGAGATCCAGGTCCACATGCCCGGTGGAACCCTGCATGTCTTCCTGTCGCCGGACTTCTCGGTGAGAATGAGGGGCGAGGTCTCGGCTGTTTTCGAGGGCCGCTTTGCCGATGAGATCCGTACAAGGCTCGTCCCCGGCCAGGGAGATCGGCTTCACTGA
- the pssA gene encoding CDP-diacylglycerol--serine O-phosphatidyltransferase codes for MKKQDPTGRRRRLRGVYILPNLFTSGNLFCGFFATVATFSGRFLQASIAILAAGVFDVLDGKIARLAGANSRFGIEFDSLADLVSFGLAPALLVFSWALKPYGRVGWLAAFLFLACGALRLARFNVQAVSLESKFFTGLPIPAAACMIALTVLLHHRLGFPDKPAQVSILLMIYFLAFLMVSNLRYFSIKGLDLFRRKPFRTLVVLILCLIIVVAEPEVTLFSIFAIYVLSGPAGLLALVWKRRIARKVSVEKTPGIQ; via the coding sequence ATGAAGAAGCAGGATCCCACGGGGAGGCGGAGGAGGCTGCGGGGGGTTTACATCCTGCCCAACCTCTTCACATCGGGGAATCTCTTTTGCGGTTTTTTTGCCACTGTGGCCACCTTCAGTGGCCGTTTTCTGCAAGCTTCCATCGCCATCCTGGCGGCCGGAGTATTTGACGTACTCGACGGCAAGATAGCTCGCCTTGCCGGGGCCAACAGCCGTTTCGGGATCGAGTTCGATTCGCTGGCAGACCTCGTCTCTTTTGGCCTGGCTCCGGCCCTGCTGGTGTTCTCATGGGCTCTCAAACCTTACGGGAGGGTCGGCTGGCTGGCTGCCTTTCTATTTCTGGCCTGTGGGGCGCTGCGGCTGGCGAGGTTCAACGTGCAGGCCGTCTCTTTGGAAAGCAAGTTTTTTACGGGTCTGCCAATCCCGGCGGCGGCGTGTATGATCGCCTTGACGGTTCTCCTCCACCACCGCCTCGGATTCCCGGACAAACCCGCGCAGGTCTCGATTCTCTTGATGATCTATTTTCTCGCCTTCCTCATGGTAAGCAACCTCCGCTACTTCAGCATAAAGGGACTGGACCTGTTTCGAAGAAAGCCTTTCAGAACACTGGTGGTGCTCATCCTCTGCCTTATTATCGTGGTGGCAGAGCCGGAGGTCACTCTCTTCTCTATCTTTGCCATCTACGTGCTGTCAGGCCCGGCCGGCCTCCTGGCTCTGGTTTGGAAGAGACGGATCGCCAGGAAGGTCTCCGTGGAGAAGACGCCCGGCATTCAGTGA
- a CDS encoding phosphatidylserine decarboxylase family protein, whose product MTATKRLPIAVEGLPFIAPMVAATALSVWSRWLYASVCLCLLTVFVVYFFRNPKRAIPPSDRVVLSPADGRVLQVRRCREERFFGGETTKVSIFMSLFDVHINRSPISGIVEEKEYNPGKFHLANREKSSMENEQNALVIRGRDGLRVLFIQIAGFVARRIVCYPEKGELLEKGQIFGMIRFGSRLDVYMPEGIETVVKPGERVRAGESILGMIL is encoded by the coding sequence ATGACAGCGACCAAGAGATTGCCGATTGCGGTGGAGGGGTTGCCTTTTATTGCTCCCATGGTTGCAGCCACGGCTCTTTCGGTGTGGAGCAGGTGGCTCTACGCCTCTGTCTGCCTTTGTCTTCTCACGGTCTTTGTCGTCTATTTTTTCAGAAACCCGAAGAGGGCGATTCCTCCATCTGACCGCGTGGTTCTGTCACCGGCCGACGGCCGGGTCCTTCAGGTTAGAAGATGCAGGGAAGAGAGGTTCTTTGGCGGAGAAACCACGAAGGTGAGTATTTTTATGTCTCTTTTCGATGTGCACATCAACCGGTCCCCTATATCCGGAATCGTGGAAGAGAAGGAGTACAACCCCGGTAAGTTCCATCTGGCCAACAGGGAAAAGTCGTCCATGGAAAACGAGCAGAACGCCCTGGTTATCAGGGGCAGGGACGGCCTGAGAGTCCTCTTTATCCAGATTGCCGGTTTTGTTGCCAGGAGGATCGTCTGTTACCCGGAGAAGGGGGAATTGCTGGAGAAGGGGCAGATCTTCGGGATGATCCGTTTCGGTTCGCGCCTGGATGTCTACATGCCGGAAGGGATCGAAACTGTCGTGAAACCCGGAGAAAGGGTCAGGGCAGGGGAATCCATACTGGGGATGATTCTATGA
- a CDS encoding YdcH family protein, with translation MGEKEETLVSRLIRENQAFRTMKERHAELEDRLERLETKPFLAPQEELEVKKIKKRKLMLKDEMQRILASHQEDG, from the coding sequence ATGGGAGAAAAGGAAGAGACTCTCGTGAGCAGACTAATTCGAGAGAACCAGGCGTTCCGGACAATGAAAGAGCGGCACGCCGAGTTGGAGGATCGACTCGAGCGTCTGGAAACCAAGCCCTTTCTTGCGCCCCAGGAGGAATTGGAGGTCAAGAAGATCAAGAAGAGGAAGTTGATGCTCAAAGACGAGATGCAGAGGATCCTGGCTTCCCATCAGGAGGACGGTTAG